The DNA region TGGCGGATCTCCCACTGCGCCCGCCAGCACAGCCGCAGGTCGGCGATGTGCAGCAGCTCGGTGAAGTTCACCATCACCTGGAAGTTGGTGGGCGTGGCGTTCGGGAGCACGAAGCGCGCGTCCTCGGCCGGGATGCCCTTCGCGAGCGCGTCCTCGTACACGCGGGTGATCTCGCGCATGAGCCGGTCGTACTCGTCCGCCATCCCGGCGACCTTCTGCCAGGTCTTCGGCATGACGTAGTCGAGCCGCTCCTCCTTGTACTTCACGTAGCGCTGCGACTGCTGCTCGAAGCTGATGCCGATGCGGTGGCGGACGAACTGGTGCGAGAGCGCGCGCGACACCCCGGAGATGCCGAACCAGAACACCACCTGCTCGAGCGGCGAGGCGTGGCCGGTCTTGAGCCGCTCGCCGATGAAGTCGCGGATCCGGTCCGCGGAGATGGAGCCGTCGCGGATCTCGCCCCAGACCTCGCCCGGCGTCTTCGGCGTGTAGCAGGTGCGGTACGCGCCGTAGAGCTTCTGCAGCGGGTCGCGGGCGTAATCGATGAGGGTGACCTCGAGCGGCATGGATCGGCTCCGGGGAAGGGCGCGCATCTTACGACGAACCCACGACAGCGCGGGAGGGGCGCCGCGCCCCGTGCTAAGGGTGGCGCATGCCCGCCCCCAAGCCCGCCGCCGACTCGCGCGTCGAGGTCACGCACCTGGTGATGCCGTTCGACGCGAACACGCTCGGCACCGCGTTCGGCGGCACCGTCATGCAGTGGACCGACCTCGCCGCGGCCATGGCCGCCATGCGCCACGCGCGCGTCCCGGTCGTGACGGCCTCCATCGACCAGCTCTCGTTCCTGGCGCCCATCCGCATCGGCCAGATGGCCATCCTGCACGCGCAGGTGAACGCCGTGTTCGGCACCTCGATGGAGGTGGGCGTCGAGGTGCAGACCGAGGA from Anaeromyxobacter dehalogenans 2CP-C includes:
- a CDS encoding acyl-CoA thioesterase — translated: MPAPKPAADSRVEVTHLVMPFDANTLGTAFGGTVMQWTDLAAAMAAMRHARVPVVTASIDQLSFLAPIRIGQMAILHAQVNAVFGTSMEVGVEVQTEDPLTGERKKCCDAFLTFVSLGPDGQPTRAPPLRTDSDDERRREREAGERRAARLASRTPRAP
- the thyX gene encoding FAD-dependent thymidylate synthase; this translates as MPLEVTLIDYARDPLQKLYGAYRTCYTPKTPGEVWGEIRDGSISADRIRDFIGERLKTGHASPLEQVVFWFGISGVSRALSHQFVRHRIGISFEQQSQRYVKYKEERLDYVMPKTWQKVAGMADEYDRLMREITRVYEDALAKGIPAEDARFVLPNATPTNFQVMVNFTELLHIADLRLCWRAQWEIRHMVALMRREVMKAVPEIGGYLQPKCGDKRMGYCDEPVKEWEACPLGKVRPHKEQLLQVFREYRAGNLVPLAEEHLRAVEDAGNEE